One window of the Euzebya sp. genome contains the following:
- a CDS encoding LLM class flavin-dependent oxidoreductase: MSPTLAVSPAFAGCSAEESLAIAEEAAGWGYTAAWVDEVVGHDCFALLGALAVRTDLDLGVAVVPVQTRSAFVLGRAALTLAELTGGRFSLGIGASSEVLVTRFAGQPWERPLTHVREMAEALKPILAGERSTLDGELVRVGGFKYGLPAPTPVPLLLGSLNPKSLQLAGEVADGVCLNQMAPEHVPTMLAEVRAGAERAGRTLDGYPVVARLMTVVTDDVPAATAMLKHVFAPYAATTGYNRFFRWLGYVDEADGILAASERGDSAGMVAAYSDRMAHDLLIIGDEDHVAARVREHLDAGVTVAAIEPLAPGPAEVRRTLRAAAAALS, encoded by the coding sequence ATGTCCCCGACGCTCGCCGTCTCACCCGCCTTCGCCGGCTGCTCGGCAGAGGAGTCGCTCGCCATCGCCGAGGAGGCCGCCGGCTGGGGCTACACCGCCGCCTGGGTCGACGAGGTCGTCGGCCACGACTGCTTCGCGCTGCTCGGGGCGTTGGCCGTCCGCACCGACCTCGACCTCGGCGTCGCCGTCGTGCCGGTCCAGACCCGCTCGGCGTTCGTGCTCGGCCGGGCGGCGCTGACGCTCGCCGAGCTGACCGGCGGGCGGTTCAGCCTGGGCATCGGCGCGTCGTCGGAGGTGCTGGTCACCCGCTTCGCGGGACAGCCCTGGGAGCGGCCCCTGACCCACGTCCGCGAGATGGCGGAAGCGCTCAAGCCGATCCTCGCCGGTGAGCGGTCGACCCTCGACGGCGAGCTGGTGCGGGTCGGCGGGTTCAAGTACGGCCTGCCCGCCCCGACCCCCGTCCCGCTGCTGCTCGGGTCGCTGAACCCCAAGTCGCTGCAGCTGGCCGGCGAGGTCGCCGACGGCGTGTGCCTCAACCAGATGGCGCCCGAGCACGTCCCCACGATGCTGGCAGAGGTCCGCGCCGGCGCCGAGCGGGCCGGTCGGACCCTCGACGGCTACCCCGTCGTCGCCCGCCTGATGACCGTCGTCACCGACGACGTGCCGGCCGCAACCGCGATGCTCAAGCACGTCTTCGCGCCGTACGCGGCGACGACCGGCTACAACCGCTTCTTCCGCTGGCTCGGGTACGTCGACGAGGCCGACGGGATCCTGGCCGCCTCCGAGCGGGGGGACTCCGCCGGCATGGTCGCGGCCTACTCCGACCGGATGGCGCACGACCTGCTCATCATCGGCGACGAGGACCACGTGGCGGCGCGCGTCCGCGAGCACCTCGACGCGGGGGTGACCGTGGCGGCCATCGAACCCCTCGCCCCCGGCCCGGCTGAGGTGCGCCGCACCCTCCGCGCCGCCGCCGCTGCGCTCAGCTGA
- a CDS encoding YqgE/AlgH family protein has protein sequence MGANLNPARGRLVVATPDLEDPNFEGTVVLLLEHDDDGTLGVVLNRPSELPVGEAMSGPPDGLLGSWDTVVDDPPVIFVGGPVRPNAVIALARVPSVADAERWQEVVGELGVISLGDGPLSDVGAIADLRVFAGYAGWGPTQLDAEIEGGSWFVVESRPADPFTAEPEGLWHDVLRRQGGVFTTVTPNPALN, from the coding sequence GTGGGCGCGAACCTCAACCCTGCGCGCGGGCGGCTGGTGGTCGCCACGCCCGATCTCGAAGACCCGAACTTCGAGGGCACCGTCGTGCTGCTCCTCGAGCACGACGACGACGGGACCCTCGGCGTGGTCCTGAACCGGCCCAGCGAGCTCCCGGTGGGCGAGGCGATGAGCGGCCCGCCCGACGGCCTGCTCGGCTCCTGGGACACCGTGGTCGACGACCCGCCGGTGATCTTCGTGGGCGGTCCGGTCCGCCCCAACGCGGTGATCGCCCTGGCGCGGGTCCCGTCGGTGGCCGACGCGGAGCGCTGGCAGGAGGTCGTCGGGGAGCTCGGGGTGATCAGCTTGGGCGACGGCCCGCTGAGCGACGTCGGCGCGATCGCAGACCTGCGCGTCTTCGCCGGCTACGCCGGGTGGGGGCCGACCCAGCTGGACGCGGAGATCGAGGGCGGGTCGTGGTTCGTGGTCGAGTCCCGCCCGGCCGACCCCTTCACCGCCGAGCCCGAGGGCCTGTGGCACGACGTGCTCCGCCGCCAGGGCGGGGTCTTCACGACCGTGACGCCCAACCCCGCCCTCAACTGA
- a CDS encoding RNA polymerase sigma factor RpoD/SigA, which produces MIRTVPEDLLDLYFNELGTVNLLTAADEVRLAKAIEAGNEAAATLESGEFDEADRRMLERRVREGQNAFNHFVSANLRLVVNIAAKFSNRTKLGLDELIQEGNLGLIRAVEKFDWTKGFKFSTYATWWIRQAIQRGIAANERTIRLPVAMHDAVVKIRAARSRLEAENGEEPTIEELAEATRLTPAKVEDALEHMRSVASLDRQVGDDSDSSELGDFVATEPDSFTDEVADNEVRGELRSAVSHLDDRSAYVLTRRFGLDGRDPLTLDALGKELDISRESVRKIEGRALESLRRDMAGVGAADVA; this is translated from the coding sequence TTGATCAGAACTGTTCCCGAAGACCTTCTGGATCTCTACTTCAACGAGCTCGGCACCGTGAACCTCCTCACGGCCGCGGACGAGGTGCGCCTCGCCAAGGCCATCGAGGCGGGGAACGAGGCCGCCGCGACCCTCGAGTCCGGTGAGTTCGACGAGGCCGACCGGCGCATGCTCGAACGGCGCGTGCGCGAGGGCCAGAACGCCTTCAACCACTTCGTGTCCGCCAACCTGCGCCTCGTCGTCAACATCGCGGCGAAGTTCTCCAACCGGACCAAGCTCGGGCTCGACGAGCTGATCCAGGAGGGGAACCTGGGCCTCATCCGTGCAGTCGAGAAGTTCGACTGGACGAAGGGGTTCAAGTTCTCCACCTACGCCACCTGGTGGATCCGCCAGGCGATCCAGCGCGGCATCGCGGCGAACGAGCGGACCATCCGCCTGCCCGTCGCCATGCACGACGCGGTCGTCAAGATCCGCGCCGCCCGGTCGCGGCTCGAAGCCGAGAACGGCGAGGAGCCCACGATCGAGGAGCTGGCCGAGGCGACCCGCCTGACGCCCGCCAAGGTCGAGGATGCCCTCGAGCACATGCGCAGCGTCGCGTCCCTGGACCGCCAGGTCGGCGACGACAGCGACTCGAGCGAGCTGGGTGACTTCGTCGCCACCGAGCCCGACAGCTTCACCGACGAGGTCGCCGACAACGAGGTCCGCGGCGAGCTGCGCAGCGCCGTCAGCCACCTCGACGACCGGTCCGCCTACGTGCTGACCCGTCGCTTCGGCCTGGACGGCCGCGACCCGCTGACGCTCGACGCGCTCGGCAAGGAGCTCGACATCAGCCGCGAGTCCGTGCGCAAGATCGAGGGCCGTGCCCTCGAGAGCCTGCGCCGCGACATGGCCGGTGTCGGCGCCGCCGACGTCGCCTGA
- a CDS encoding ring-cleaving dioxygenase → MAHPHGIHHVTAIATDPQANVDFYISVLGLRLVKTTVNFDDPGTYHLYYGDEAGSPGTVLTFFPWPGAPRGRVGTGQATTVAFSVPEGALGWWDDHLTRLGIDHSGPARRLEEEVVSLRDPDGMVLELVAHAGSADAPPWERGPIGADAAVRGFHSVTLTEQDLDPTHQMMAERLSFQVVAEDGGRVRYDAGATGIGTIVDVVGQPGGPRGLTAAGTVHHVAFRAPDLATEMDWRGELLDQGVNVTEMRDRQYFKSIYFREPGGVLFEIATDEPGFTADEPLLELGRHLKLPPWLEPSREQIAATLPQLKIPAVNYPGLDTEAVLPDRATAGPTGGGADA, encoded by the coding sequence ATGGCACACCCCCACGGCATCCACCACGTCACGGCGATCGCGACCGACCCGCAGGCCAACGTGGACTTCTACATCTCCGTGCTCGGGCTGCGGCTGGTCAAGACCACGGTCAACTTCGACGACCCGGGGACCTACCACCTGTACTACGGCGACGAGGCGGGGTCGCCGGGGACCGTCCTGACGTTCTTCCCCTGGCCGGGTGCGCCGCGCGGGCGCGTCGGCACGGGCCAGGCCACCACCGTGGCGTTCAGCGTGCCGGAGGGCGCGCTCGGCTGGTGGGACGACCACCTGACGCGGCTCGGCATCGACCACTCCGGCCCCGCGCGGCGCCTCGAGGAGGAGGTCGTGAGCCTGCGCGACCCCGACGGCATGGTCCTCGAGCTGGTCGCCCACGCCGGCTCGGCGGACGCCCCGCCGTGGGAGCGGGGCCCGATCGGTGCCGACGCCGCCGTCCGCGGGTTCCACTCGGTGACCCTGACCGAGCAGGACCTCGACCCCACCCACCAGATGATGGCCGAGCGCCTGAGCTTCCAGGTGGTCGCAGAGGACGGGGGTCGGGTCCGCTACGACGCCGGCGCCACGGGCATCGGCACCATCGTGGACGTCGTCGGCCAGCCCGGCGGTCCGCGGGGCCTGACCGCGGCCGGCACCGTCCACCACGTGGCCTTCCGGGCCCCGGACCTCGCCACCGAGATGGACTGGCGCGGCGAGCTGCTCGACCAGGGCGTCAACGTGACCGAGATGCGTGACCGGCAGTACTTCAAGTCGATCTACTTCCGCGAGCCCGGCGGGGTCCTGTTCGAGATCGCGACCGACGAGCCGGGCTTCACCGCCGACGAGCCCCTGCTCGAGCTGGGCCGCCACCTCAAGCTGCCGCCGTGGCTCGAGCCCAGCCGCGAGCAGATCGCCGCCACCCTCCCGCAGCTCAAGATCCCCGCGGTCAACTACCCCGGCCTCGACACCGAGGCGGTCCTCCCCGACCGGGCCACGGCCGGGCCGACCGGGGGTGGAGCGGACGCGTGA
- a CDS encoding alpha/beta hydrolase translates to MTDLDLHHHVHHPADGGVTTTLVLLHGTGGDEHPLVDLARAIAPGAGLLGVRGNVREGGTTNRFFRRVAEGVFDAEDVARRTDELARFLTAAVDAYDLDPTGLLAVGFSNGANVGAATMLRHPALLRGGVLVSSMLPLTPDPVPDLAHAAVLMVQGRVDPYAPADSAEALARALADAGAAVEVAWHDDGHSLGPAQARTAGEWLRRWQAVSATDPDAAPA, encoded by the coding sequence GTGACCGACCTCGACCTCCACCACCACGTCCACCACCCGGCGGACGGCGGGGTGACCACCACCCTCGTCCTGCTGCACGGCACCGGCGGCGACGAGCACCCGCTCGTCGACCTCGCGCGCGCCATCGCGCCCGGTGCCGGGCTGCTCGGCGTGCGCGGCAACGTGCGCGAGGGCGGCACCACCAACCGGTTCTTCCGCCGGGTCGCCGAGGGCGTGTTCGACGCCGAGGACGTCGCCCGCCGCACCGACGAGCTGGCGCGCTTCCTCACCGCCGCCGTCGACGCCTACGACCTCGATCCCACCGGGCTGCTGGCCGTCGGGTTCTCGAACGGCGCGAACGTCGGCGCCGCCACGATGCTGCGGCACCCCGCCCTGCTCCGCGGCGGGGTCCTCGTCTCGAGCATGCTGCCCCTCACGCCCGATCCGGTGCCCGACCTCGCCCACGCCGCCGTGCTGATGGTCCAGGGACGCGTGGACCCCTACGCCCCGGCGGACTCCGCGGAGGCGTTGGCCCGGGCGTTGGCCGATGCGGGCGCCGCCGTCGAGGTGGCCTGGCACGACGACGGGCACAGCCTGGGCCCCGCCCAGGCCCGCACGGCGGGTGAGTGGCTGCGGCGCTGGCAGGCCGTGTCCGCCACCGATCCGGATGCCGCACCCGCCTGA
- a CDS encoding acyl-CoA dehydrogenase family protein, whose protein sequence is MDFRDTAEEAAFREEAAGWIADRLGGIPHPHPADHGEKTDNARWWQSQLADGGYLGLTWPEAYGGKGLPIAYEAIFNAESARQHAPVGINMLGVILAGPTILVHGTEEQKAHYLPRILNGDDIWCQGFSEPGAGSDLAGLRSRAEAVDGGWVVNGQKVWTSFAHAANRCMLLARTASVSETGSAHRGITYFLADTDDFEIRPLVMINGDADFNEMFLSDVHVPGDRVLGELGGGWKVALTTLGFERGSLAFALSAEADAALDRLVARIRSAGLADEPDLAREGGRLAADVRSLSLTTTRQMSALLQGQTPGGDGSAVKLAWAQTMQAMTRLAVRIGGDVGVTADDRDDAAWISGFLRARGNSVEGGTDEIQKSIIAERVLGLPRSR, encoded by the coding sequence GTGGACTTCCGCGACACCGCCGAGGAGGCCGCGTTCCGCGAGGAGGCAGCCGGGTGGATCGCCGACCGGTTGGGCGGCATCCCCCACCCCCACCCGGCGGACCACGGCGAGAAGACCGACAACGCCCGCTGGTGGCAGTCCCAGCTCGCCGACGGCGGCTACCTCGGCCTGACCTGGCCCGAGGCGTACGGCGGCAAGGGCCTGCCGATCGCCTACGAGGCCATCTTCAACGCCGAGTCCGCGCGCCAGCACGCGCCGGTGGGCATCAACATGCTCGGCGTGATCCTCGCCGGACCGACGATCCTGGTCCACGGCACCGAGGAGCAGAAGGCCCACTACCTGCCGCGGATCCTCAACGGCGACGACATCTGGTGCCAGGGCTTCTCCGAACCAGGCGCGGGCAGCGACCTCGCCGGCCTGCGCAGCCGGGCCGAGGCGGTCGACGGCGGGTGGGTCGTCAACGGCCAGAAGGTCTGGACGTCCTTCGCCCACGCCGCGAACCGCTGCATGCTGCTGGCCCGGACCGCCTCGGTGTCTGAGACCGGATCGGCGCACCGCGGCATCACGTACTTCCTGGCGGACACCGACGACTTCGAGATCCGGCCCCTCGTGATGATCAACGGGGACGCCGACTTCAACGAGATGTTCCTCTCCGACGTCCACGTCCCCGGCGACCGGGTGCTCGGCGAGCTCGGCGGCGGCTGGAAGGTCGCGCTGACCACGCTGGGCTTCGAGCGCGGCTCGCTCGCCTTCGCGCTGTCCGCCGAGGCGGACGCGGCCCTCGATCGCCTGGTGGCGCGGATCCGCAGCGCGGGCCTGGCCGACGAGCCCGACCTCGCGCGCGAGGGCGGGCGGCTCGCGGCGGACGTCCGGTCGCTGTCCCTCACCACCACCCGGCAGATGTCCGCGCTGCTGCAGGGCCAGACCCCCGGCGGGGACGGATCGGCGGTGAAGCTCGCCTGGGCGCAGACGATGCAGGCCATGACCCGCCTGGCCGTGCGCATCGGCGGGGACGTCGGCGTCACCGCCGACGACCGCGACGACGCCGCGTGGATCAGCGGGTTCCTGCGGGCCCGCGGCAACTCCGTCGAGGGCGGCACCGACGAGATCCAGAAGTCGATCATCGCCGAGCGCGTCCTCGGCCTGCCCCGGTCCCGCTGA
- a CDS encoding acyl-CoA dehydrogenase family protein → MHAVLTDEQTAIADAARDLAADGLAGARPALDGGDLPAQPDRALFEGFNGLGVDEAAGGAGGTLVERGLVARELGRTVTPTAWLAHQLALQVAAGAGLDVTDGMRADARWSVADGDLGLVRHGVGAEVVVVVDGDGVELRPVGDAEPRRAMDASRPVAEVSLGPVIARRDVGGRDALARARAVIAASLAGTGLGAVERAAAYALEREQFGKPIAIFQGVSHQLAEAWTAVELSWSLALYACWAVAGSRPDAAQAVDAAVAKAGNAAIFAAERAMQVHGGIGITWEADPHLFLRRAMGDDAWLGGSRDAELALGRAVLAG, encoded by the coding sequence GTGCACGCTGTGCTCACCGACGAGCAGACCGCCATCGCCGACGCCGCCCGCGACCTCGCCGCCGACGGCCTGGCCGGCGCCCGCCCCGCCCTCGACGGCGGTGACCTGCCCGCCCAGCCGGACCGCGCCCTCTTCGAGGGGTTCAACGGCCTCGGCGTCGACGAGGCCGCGGGTGGCGCCGGCGGCACGCTCGTCGAGCGGGGCCTGGTCGCCCGCGAGCTCGGGCGGACCGTCACCCCGACGGCGTGGCTGGCCCACCAGCTGGCCCTGCAGGTGGCGGCCGGGGCCGGCCTGGACGTCACCGACGGGATGCGCGCGGACGCCCGCTGGTCCGTGGCCGACGGTGACCTCGGGCTCGTCCGCCACGGCGTGGGGGCGGAGGTCGTCGTGGTCGTCGACGGCGACGGCGTCGAGCTGCGGCCCGTCGGCGACGCGGAGCCGCGCCGCGCCATGGACGCCTCCCGCCCCGTCGCCGAGGTGTCCCTCGGCCCGGTCATCGCGCGACGTGACGTCGGGGGGCGCGACGCGCTGGCCCGCGCCCGTGCGGTCATCGCAGCCTCCCTCGCCGGCACCGGGCTCGGCGCGGTCGAGCGGGCCGCGGCCTACGCCCTCGAGCGCGAGCAGTTCGGCAAGCCCATCGCGATCTTCCAGGGCGTCAGCCACCAGCTCGCCGAGGCGTGGACCGCCGTCGAGCTGTCGTGGTCCCTCGCGCTGTACGCCTGCTGGGCGGTCGCGGGATCCCGCCCCGACGCGGCGCAGGCCGTCGACGCGGCGGTCGCCAAGGCGGGCAACGCGGCGATCTTCGCCGCGGAGCGGGCCATGCAGGTCCACGGCGGCATCGGCATCACCTGGGAGGCCGACCCGCACCTCTTCCTCAGGCGGGCGATGGGGGACGACGCGTGGCTCGGCGGCAGCCGCGACGCGGAGCTGGCGCTCGGCCGGGCGGTGCTGGCCGGCTGA
- a CDS encoding DUF3152 domain-containing protein has protein sequence MSTALPRRRRARLALACALACLSVAMLLPPARAGQRVEIADPPAVSDPLPAPGAVVEAGPVVIAARVDGADPAELAFLVDGEPAVGRPVDPDGDLSGLVGVEVTLPPGIHRIEAVVGDHGPLRSWQVVVSGLEVAEASEPATALAVRVDPLGPRTGPALLVDLGRPELGLAAPVLAARLDAVVVGVGQDVLTPAEWARIDATTGTPLVLGGPEGVADAVMADLTAAGRPAERIGGGSAAATVAAAMSHVDAAVGAKPTLVVAPAEPFDRALAGAVAAAELGADLTLVDLAPVDADRDIPLPEDVAAQVAAHPQLLLSADLPAASRDRVVAAMAEGAVASDDDLAPPAAQEAVVVADTADRGRAVVGAAAADADRPVLIGAAAAAEWVARTRPERVTVVTPTAPPEVAGPVDDPLLPSLATTPALDVDAVAADPVVPLIDPAGRAITGHVDDLATDLRRAWFDGQGAPAVEALLDAREGLSATVTAAEAVTDAVVHVSLHGYEWPGTTRVDGRRVTWRGGDRPPLPLPLEPGGRDAPVPVVITTAITTGTGERAATRHQRFESVVGLDPSDTVSPEGWVVAGGSDAQVGEGRVVTYSVEVEPETGLDVAAVEAEVTAILTDPRSWTADGMTTPGGAEGGIAWRRVGLSQLARIRVVVARPATVDDLCGRVGLRTGGRVSCWDGYRAMLNLDRWTVGVPPFHADLGVYREYLVNHEVGHGLGHGHEYCTTAGALAPVMMQQTGGLGACRANGWPFPEVTAAG, from the coding sequence GTGTCGACCGCTCTTCCCCGCCGTCGCCGCGCCCGGTTGGCGCTCGCCTGCGCCCTGGCGTGCCTGTCCGTCGCCATGCTGCTGCCGCCAGCCCGGGCCGGTCAGCGCGTCGAGATCGCGGACCCGCCGGCGGTGTCCGACCCGCTGCCGGCACCCGGCGCGGTCGTCGAGGCCGGCCCGGTGGTGATCGCCGCCCGGGTGGACGGTGCGGACCCGGCCGAGCTCGCTTTCCTCGTGGACGGCGAGCCTGCGGTCGGCCGCCCGGTCGACCCCGACGGTGACCTGAGCGGCCTGGTTGGCGTCGAGGTCACCCTCCCGCCCGGCATCCACCGGATCGAGGCCGTGGTCGGCGACCACGGACCGCTGCGGAGCTGGCAGGTCGTGGTGTCCGGCCTCGAGGTCGCCGAGGCGTCCGAGCCCGCCACCGCCCTGGCCGTCCGCGTCGACCCGCTCGGGCCGCGCACCGGCCCGGCGCTGCTGGTGGACCTCGGCCGCCCCGAGCTCGGCCTGGCCGCGCCCGTCCTCGCCGCCCGCCTCGACGCGGTCGTGGTCGGGGTCGGCCAGGACGTCCTCACACCCGCGGAGTGGGCGCGCATCGACGCCACCACCGGCACGCCGCTGGTGCTCGGCGGCCCCGAGGGCGTCGCGGACGCCGTCATGGCCGACCTCACGGCCGCCGGCCGCCCGGCCGAGCGCATCGGCGGCGGCAGCGCCGCGGCGACCGTCGCCGCGGCCATGTCCCACGTCGACGCCGCGGTCGGCGCCAAGCCCACCCTGGTCGTCGCACCAGCCGAACCCTTCGACCGGGCCCTCGCCGGTGCGGTCGCCGCCGCCGAGCTCGGTGCGGACCTGACCCTGGTGGATCTGGCCCCGGTGGATGCAGACCGGGACATCCCGCTCCCCGAGGACGTGGCCGCGCAGGTCGCCGCGCACCCCCAGCTGCTGCTGTCCGCGGACCTGCCGGCTGCCAGCCGCGACCGGGTCGTCGCCGCGATGGCGGAGGGCGCGGTGGCGAGCGACGACGACCTGGCACCCCCGGCCGCCCAGGAGGCGGTCGTGGTGGCCGACACCGCCGACCGCGGTCGAGCGGTCGTGGGGGCCGCCGCCGCGGACGCCGACCGGCCGGTCCTCATCGGCGCCGCGGCCGCCGCGGAGTGGGTGGCCCGGACGCGGCCGGAGCGGGTGACCGTGGTGACGCCGACCGCCCCGCCGGAGGTCGCCGGCCCGGTCGACGACCCGCTGCTGCCGTCGCTCGCGACGACGCCGGCTCTCGACGTCGACGCGGTCGCCGCCGACCCCGTCGTCCCGCTGATCGACCCCGCGGGCCGGGCCATCACCGGGCACGTCGACGACCTGGCGACGGACCTGCGGCGCGCGTGGTTCGACGGCCAGGGCGCACCGGCGGTCGAGGCCCTGCTCGACGCGCGTGAGGGCCTGTCGGCGACCGTCACCGCCGCCGAGGCCGTCACCGACGCGGTGGTCCACGTCTCGCTGCACGGCTACGAGTGGCCGGGCACGACCCGCGTCGACGGACGTCGCGTGACCTGGCGGGGCGGGGACCGTCCACCCCTCCCCCTCCCCCTCGAACCCGGCGGGCGCGACGCCCCGGTCCCGGTGGTCATCACCACCGCGATCACGACCGGGACCGGTGAGCGGGCCGCGACCCGCCACCAGCGGTTCGAGTCCGTCGTCGGGCTCGACCCCTCCGACACGGTCTCGCCCGAGGGCTGGGTGGTCGCCGGCGGCAGCGACGCGCAGGTCGGCGAGGGGCGGGTGGTGACCTACTCCGTGGAGGTCGAGCCGGAGACCGGTCTCGACGTGGCGGCCGTGGAGGCGGAGGTGACCGCCATCCTCACCGACCCGCGGTCGTGGACCGCCGACGGGATGACCACACCCGGCGGGGCGGAGGGCGGGATCGCGTGGCGCCGGGTCGGCCTGTCCCAGCTCGCCCGCATCCGCGTGGTGGTGGCCCGCCCGGCCACCGTCGACGACCTCTGCGGCCGGGTGGGCCTGCGGACCGGCGGGCGGGTGTCGTGCTGGGACGGGTACCGGGCGATGCTGAACCTCGACCGCTGGACCGTCGGGGTGCCGCCGTTCCACGCCGACCTGGGCGTCTACCGCGAGTACCTCGTCAACCACGAGGTGGGCCACGGGCTCGGGCACGGCCACGAGTACTGCACCACCGCCGGCGCGCTCGCGCCGGTCATGATGCAGCAGACCGGCGGGCTGGGGGCCTGTCGGGCCAACGGCTGGCCGTTCCCGGAGGTCACCGCCGCCGGCTGA
- a CDS encoding DUF3152 domain-containing protein, whose protein sequence is MRARPLRHAATALLAVAALALPTVPAVGRTAAPTGGYHQAVAVRSPHPPPHAVVEAGPTAVSADVRGGQTSSVQVDGVDVGPLGTPVDLAPGPHTLAVVVDGVVARSWPVHAAGVRVAPVGDDPLVVARQASGSGGPARPVLLVNPGRPELALSAGPLGAALGALVLPTGQADMPEATVAAIAEVRGPGDPVVVLGGLDAVGPDVTTALADAGWVVERVGSGTAAEGAAAAADRVRAARVYSRDGRAVPAPAVVAPAEPLTGALRAAVAATARGAALVLADADGLPPQARDALAGRAEVLLGPGLTADVVDAVRAAAVDATVGDLPAGGLDGAPTAVRPLWVVDGDVAPGLAALVARAAVHADVAVTAGDAADRVARSRPAAVSAVGQVAPEVVRAWWVDGPDAPAVTASVDPADPTVVLQADRPVDGAAVHVTVHGVEWDGRTAIEGDRVVWTAGPRPSLPPGLEPSAPTSAPLAITAAVAARGHLRHVAADGTAAIAPLTSTSPEGFTVAGGQSAVVGSGPLRTFSVELAPGTGLDLSAVTAEVESILLDPTRGWTARGARSLQRVGTSGQAGIRVVIAPPSTVDAYCRRVGLDTGGRLSCWDGRRTMLNLTRWNTGVAPFHTDLTVYRQYLVSHEVGHGLGFGHVSCPGRGQIAPVMMQQSKGLGGCVANGWPYPHG, encoded by the coding sequence ATGCGCGCCCGTCCGCTCCGCCACGCCGCGACCGCACTGCTCGCCGTCGCGGCCCTCGCCCTCCCCACCGTCCCCGCCGTCGGCCGGACGGCGGCGCCCACGGGCGGGTACCACCAGGCCGTGGCGGTCCGCTCCCCCCACCCGCCACCCCACGCGGTGGTGGAGGCGGGGCCCACCGCGGTGTCCGCCGACGTGCGAGGCGGCCAGACGTCCTCGGTGCAGGTGGACGGCGTCGACGTGGGCCCGCTGGGGACCCCGGTCGACCTGGCGCCCGGTCCGCACACCCTGGCGGTCGTCGTCGACGGCGTGGTCGCGCGCAGCTGGCCGGTCCACGCCGCGGGGGTCCGGGTGGCGCCGGTCGGCGACGACCCCCTCGTGGTCGCGCGGCAGGCGTCCGGTTCTGGCGGGCCGGCCCGTCCGGTCCTGCTGGTGAACCCCGGACGACCCGAGCTGGCGCTGTCTGCCGGCCCGCTCGGCGCCGCCCTCGGCGCGCTCGTGCTGCCGACCGGCCAGGCCGACATGCCCGAGGCGACCGTCGCGGCGATCGCCGAGGTCCGCGGGCCCGGCGACCCCGTGGTCGTCCTGGGCGGCCTGGACGCCGTCGGACCGGACGTGACCACGGCGCTGGCCGACGCGGGGTGGGTCGTCGAGCGGGTCGGCAGCGGGACCGCCGCAGAGGGGGCAGCCGCCGCCGCGGACCGGGTCCGGGCCGCGCGGGTCTACAGCCGCGACGGCAGGGCCGTCCCGGCACCAGCCGTGGTCGCGCCGGCCGAGCCGCTGACCGGGGCCCTGCGCGCGGCGGTCGCCGCGACCGCGCGGGGCGCCGCGCTGGTCCTCGCCGACGCCGACGGCCTGCCGCCGCAGGCCCGGGACGCCCTGGCGGGGCGGGCCGAGGTGCTGCTGGGTCCCGGCCTGACCGCCGACGTCGTCGACGCGGTCCGCGCGGCCGCGGTCGACGCGACGGTCGGCGACCTCCCGGCCGGGGGCCTGGATGGCGCTCCGACCGCCGTCCGCCCGCTCTGGGTGGTCGACGGCGACGTCGCACCGGGCCTCGCCGCCCTCGTCGCCCGTGCCGCGGTGCACGCCGACGTCGCCGTCACCGCCGGGGACGCCGCCGACCGGGTGGCCCGGTCGCGGCCGGCAGCGGTCAGCGCGGTCGGGCAGGTCGCCCCCGAGGTGGTGCGGGCGTGGTGGGTCGACGGGCCCGACGCACCTGCGGTGACCGCGTCGGTCGACCCGGCGGACCCCACGGTCGTGCTGCAGGCCGACCGGCCGGTGGACGGCGCCGCGGTCCACGTCACGGTCCACGGGGTGGAGTGGGACGGTCGGACCGCCATCGAGGGGGACCGCGTGGTCTGGACCGCCGGTCCGCGGCCCAGCCTCCCCCCGGGTCTCGAGCCGTCGGCCCCGACGTCCGCCCCGCTGGCGATCACCGCGGCCGTGGCCGCCCGGGGACACCTGCGCCACGTCGCCGCCGACGGGACCGCGGCCATCGCGCCGCTGACCTCCACCTCACCCGAGGGGTTCACGGTCGCCGGCGGCCAGAGCGCGGTGGTGGGGTCCGGACCGCTGCGCACCTTCAGCGTCGAGCTCGCGCCGGGCACCGGGCTCGACCTGTCGGCGGTCACCGCGGAGGTCGAGTCGATCCTGCTCGACCCCACCCGCGGGTGGACGGCCAGGGGGGCCCGGTCCCTCCAGCGGGTCGGGACGTCGGGGCAGGCGGGCATCCGCGTCGTCATCGCCCCGCCGAGCACGGTCGACGCCTACTGCCGCCGGGTCGGCCTCGACACCGGCGGTCGGCTGTCCTGCTGGGACGGCCGTCGCACCATGCTCAACCTCACGCGCTGGAACACCGGCGTCGCGCCGTTCCACACCGACCTGACCGTCTACCGCCAGTACCTCGTCAGCCACGAGGTCGGCCACGGCCTCGGCTTCGGCCACGTCTCCTGCCCGGGACGGGGCCAGATCGCCCCGGTGATGATGCAGCAGTCCAAGGGCCTCGGCGGCTGCGTCGCCAACGGCTGGCCGTACCCGCACGGCTGA